In Snodgrassella alvi wkB2, the DNA window TGAGAAAAAGCCGCCGAAAAAACCAATACCGATTATGCAAATGATTATTGCCATGCTGTCCGGTCGGCCGATAAATGTACCGATACCGGCAACTGGCAGATTAGGTTGTGACGGTGTGAACCATACCAGTAGCAGACCGAATATACTCAGGCCGATTGTCCCGATCACAACCAGACTAAGATGTAACTGATGGCGGCTAATCCGTGCACAAACAATTGAACCCGTACCTATACCGAGGGAGAAGAGTGTTAGCATTAAATTAAATACAGCCTCGTTTCCACCAAGATTCAAACGGGTAAAAGTAGGGAGCTGGGTTATATATACAGAACCAATCAGCCAGAACCAGGAAATACCGATTATGGCAATCCAGAGATTTTTTTGCAGATAAGTTTGCCGAAGTAGCTGTTTTGTACTCCGCATGATGTTTGAATCAATATATTGCTGTGGAATTTGTGCAGGTACCCTTGGCATAAATATACTGGCAATCTGCCCCAGAATAGCGACGAATAGCAGGATACCAAACAGCCATGCTGTATTGGTGCCAGCCAGAATAGTACCTAAAATCTGCCCGAATAATATTGATAGAAAAGTACCGCTTTCGATCAGGCTATTACCGTTGAGTAGTTCATATTTAGGGAGATATTCTGGTAATACCGCATATTTCAACGGACCGAACAAAGTAGAATGTGTGCCCATCAGAAACAGGCATAACATCAATATTGTGACAGACTGCATCCAAAAGCCGACACCTGCTATCAGCATAATGCAGATTTCCGCAGTTTTTATCCAGCGCGCCAGAATGGCTTTATCCATTTTATTAGATAATTCACCAGATAATGCAGAGAAAAGAAAAAAGGGCAGAATATACAGCAGGGCACCAGCATTCAGCATCTGGCTTGCTGGTAACCATGAATTAGCGCCAAGCCCATAAAAGCTGATTAAAACGAATAATGAGGTTTTAAACAGATTATCATTAAACGCACCAAAAAACTGAGTACCAAACAGCGGTAGAAATCGTCTGGTACAGGCGAAAGCAAACTGGTTGCCGGATGGAAGCATATCAGGTGTAGACATAAATAACCTTACCAATACATATGTTGTGGTTACAGGGTGCCGGTGAGGTCATTCAGTATAAAATGCTGACCACATAAGATGAGATATTGTTGCTGTAAACGCCCTATAATATTGTTCTCAGCATCACAAAGCTGAACATAGTCGGCTTTGCGAAACCAACGAAGACTGTCCTGAACTGATAATTGCTGCAATATCTGCCATTGTGCCGTACAAGCTTGCTGGTCTGTTTCATCAGCCTGTGCTTTAACAGCATAATAGCCGGTAGCTCCATCAGTATAAGCTGAATTATCTTCATCCATGAGTACCAGAAAACCAAGATGACAGTTGTCCGGGCTGTTAATACTAAAATAAAACATAGTCAAAAATTTCTTTTAATTCTGAGAAGAGCTTAGTCAAATTATTTATTCTGCTGGGAGGATTCTAGCAGTTTATAAATGTTTGTGTATGCTAATATGCATGCTTTTGTGTACAGAAAAGCGTACTGGCTTTGAAACGTATTGCAAATAGACATGATATTTGGTTAAAACACTGACAAATATTTGTTCAGATTAATTGAATCATGTATTTAAAACGAGTCAGTGCGCAGAATTTTTAGTTTGTTTAGTTTGAAATTATGCTTTATCTCTTAATTGCTTCATTTATGTGGGGTAGCTCGTTTATTGCTACAAAAATGGCTTATGACATGCTGGATCCGTCACTTGTGGTACTCGGCAGGCTGATATTGGCAGCAGTAGTTACCTTACCCATCACGTGGAGCTATTTTAAAAACCATAATGTCATTTCCAAAGTACAACTGATCAAAATTATCGGACTAGGATTGCTGACATATCCTGTAACTTATCTGTTACAGGTTACAGGTTTGAAACTTATTCCTGCGGTCAATGCGGTCACCATTATCGGTATGGAACCAATTATTATAGTACTGGTGGGTCTGATTTTTTTTCGCGAAAAAACACCATTGTTGGTATTTATACTGGGCATTGTGGCTTTTATAGGGGTGCTGCTGGTAGTAGGTAAACCGGAAAAAGCCAGTGGTAATACTGCATTGTTGGGAGCCTCGCTGGTATTTACTTCAACTATTGTCATGGCTTTCTGGATACGTTTATCACAAAAGTTACTACGCGAAATAAATGTTAAGATATATACAGCCTTAACGTTGCAAACGGGTACTGTATTTGGTTTGCCGTTTATGCTGATTCTAGTTGAAAACTGGAATATTAATTATTCTTTTCAGGGTATTGGTGCTATAGCTTATCTGGGTATAGGATGCAGTCTGGTGGCTGCATGGTGCTGGAATAAAGGGCTGGAAAATGTTTCTGCCAGTGTGAGCGGGATATTTCTGGCTATGGAACCGGTTTTCGGAGTAATAACGGCCATTCTATTATTGAATGAAACGGTAAATATACAGGCTTTTGCCGGAATAGTTATGGTTATTGGAGCGGCAACTACCTGTATATTTATTCCAAAAAAGAATTAAATTTATATATCTAAAAATAAAAGGTTAGTGAATGTACACTAACCTTTTTGAATTAATTGCAATGATATGCTGTAAAGCTACAGATTGGTCAGCTTAATTTTCTGACCGGGACGTAATACTTGTTTCCCATGTACTTTTTGCAATTTACTTACAGGAATATTCAGGCGCTGAGCTATGCTGCTAAGCGTATCGCCTTTTTTTACCGTGTATGAAACAGGAACTACACTGGATTTAGAGTCTTTACCTTTACGTACAGCAGCCAGCATCTGTTTATTATCCTGATTCGGGCTAATTTTCAGTACCTGACCAACCTGCAGATTATGACCGCGCAGATTATTGGCAGTAACCAGATCAGCTACATTAATATTATAGCGCTGGGCAATTGAATACAATGTATCACCCTTATTCACTTTATGAGCAATATTACTGCGGTTGTTCGCAACGTTGATGATATTGCGTATGCTGCGTTCATTACGGTTTTCTGCCAGACGAGCAGCAGTCTGAGCTTCTTCACGTTCAGCCTGTGCCAGTGCTTTTTGAACAGAAGCCGCAGCAACTGCCTGTAATTGCGCATCCTGTGCAACTTGCATCAGTGCATCCTTATTGGTTGCAACAGGAGCAGGCAATTCAGCCGGGGTTGCTGCGTTTTCAGCCACGGTTATGGTTTGGGTTTGTACTGTTGTATTGACCGGTGACGGCTGGTCAGTATTCAGTACAGTGGATGTTGTGGTTGTAACTGTTTCAGTAAGAGCTGGTACAGATGCATTGCCGGTATCAGTAACTTTATCAGCCTGAGCAACAGTAGTTGCTGCCGGATGAGTCACAAACGTGCCCGGAGGTAATACTGGTTTTGCCATAGCAATATTCAGTAATGGATCTATATCACTGTTGCGGAAAGAATCCATAAGCTGAGTGTTCAAACTATTTTTACTGATAAGCAGGCTGCGACCGGCTGGTACAGTATTGCTGGACAAATTATTCAGCCGCTTGATTTCTGCACTGCTCATTCCGGTTTGTGCAGCTAAATCAGCTACACTGGTGGTTGAATATGCTTTAAAGATATTCCATGAAAGCAGAGTATTTTTATCTGCGTTGCGGTAATTGCGTTCAAAAGTATTTACTGCGGTAATCGGCAGCAGCATTTTACGATTTTCTTTAGGAATAAAAACCGGACTCTTGAAACTTGGATTAAGAGTTAAAAATTCTGAAGTCGAAATATTCGCCAGTCGGGCAGCTGCATCAATATCAATTGGCTGATCAATGCTGATTGCTTCAAAGTAGGGACGGTTCGGTACAGA includes these proteins:
- a CDS encoding MFS transporter — its product is MSTPDMLPSGNQFAFACTRRFLPLFGTQFFGAFNDNLFKTSLFVLISFYGLGANSWLPASQMLNAGALLYILPFFLFSALSGELSNKMDKAILARWIKTAEICIMLIAGVGFWMQSVTILMLCLFLMGTHSTLFGPLKYAVLPEYLPKYELLNGNSLIESGTFLSILFGQILGTILAGTNTAWLFGILLFVAILGQIASIFMPRVPAQIPQQYIDSNIMRSTKQLLRQTYLQKNLWIAIIGISWFWLIGSVYITQLPTFTRLNLGGNEAVFNLMLTLFSLGIGTGSIVCARISRHQLHLSLVVIGTIGLSIFGLLLVWFTPSQPNLPVAGIGTFIGRPDSMAIIICIIGIGFFGGFFSLPLYTWLQIASSDQFRSHAIAANNIINGLFMVCAAILSAVLIWLFNSINALYMIVALGNVPVLIYLWRNQELRIDFKEFILRKY
- a CDS encoding HLGFF motif protein, which produces MFYFSINSPDNCHLGFLVLMDEDNSAYTDGATGYYAVKAQADETDQQACTAQWQILQQLSVQDSLRWFRKADYVQLCDAENNIIGRLQQQYLILCGQHFILNDLTGTL
- a CDS encoding DMT family transporter; the encoded protein is MLYLLIASFMWGSSFIATKMAYDMLDPSLVVLGRLILAAVVTLPITWSYFKNHNVISKVQLIKIIGLGLLTYPVTYLLQVTGLKLIPAVNAVTIIGMEPIIIVLVGLIFFREKTPLLVFILGIVAFIGVLLVVGKPEKASGNTALLGASLVFTSTIVMAFWIRLSQKLLREINVKIYTALTLQTGTVFGLPFMLILVENWNINYSFQGIGAIAYLGIGCSLVAAWCWNKGLENVSASVSGIFLAMEPVFGVITAILLLNETVNIQAFAGIVMVIGAATTCIFIPKKN
- a CDS encoding lytic transglycosylase gives rise to the protein MAKLKHMVLALTGLILAPSLSFAQSYTSNGIGLSIMNLNAATLKGKTYSNHDIWGRMRQDFRMTEVNPEIIRRQEQYYSSHSDYFNRTVVRSQPYLYHIVNEAEKRQMPAEVALLPFIESAFVSKAQSRVGASGLWQFMPSSGRQYGLEQTNLYDGRHDVYAATDAALTYLQYLYSLFGDWSLALAAYNWGEGNVGKAIKRAQLAGIDPTYENLRMPNETRNYVPKLLAVRNIIENPQAFGVNLVSVPNRPYFEAISIDQPIDIDAAARLANISTSEFLTLNPSFKSPVFIPKENRKMLLPITAVNTFERNYRNADKNTLLSWNIFKAYSTTSVADLAAQTGMSSAEIKRLNNLSSNTVPAGRSLLISKNSLNTQLMDSFRNSDIDPLLNIAMAKPVLPPGTFVTHPAATTVAQADKVTDTGNASVPALTETVTTTTSTVLNTDQPSPVNTTVQTQTITVAENAATPAELPAPVATNKDALMQVAQDAQLQAVAAASVQKALAQAEREEAQTAARLAENRNERSIRNIINVANNRSNIAHKVNKGDTLYSIAQRYNINVADLVTANNLRGHNLQVGQVLKISPNQDNKQMLAAVRKGKDSKSSVVPVSYTVKKGDTLSSIAQRLNIPVSKLQKVHGKQVLRPGQKIKLTNL